Sequence from the Bacillus thuringiensis genome:
TTCATACACTGCAAGGGAAGTCTGGGGAGATGAAGGATGGAGTTGGGAAATTAGCAGATGGATCTAATAAGTTAGTAGATGGGTCTGGAAAAGTAACAGCAGGTTTAAATACATTAAATAGCAAAACGGGTATAGGAAAATTACAAGATGGATCCGGAAAAGTAACAGACGGTTTAAATACGCTAAATGGCAAAACAGGTGAAATGCAGACAGGTATAGGAAAATTAGTGGACGGATCCGGAAAAGTAACGAACGGTTTAAATACGTTAAATAGCAAAACGGGTGAATTGCGTGATGGATCTGAGAAAGTGACTCGTGGCTTGAACAAACTAGTAAGTAAATCTGGTGAATTACAAACAGGAACAACTGACCTATCAAATGGTATGGGAAAACTTGCTGAAGGGCAAAGTCAATTAGAAAAAGGGTCTCAAGAAATTCAAAAGGGATTGCAAGAGTTAAATAGTAATGTACAAAAGTCTGCTGTAGGCTTAGAGGAAATGCAGTCGAAAGTTCCTTCTATATTGAATACAGTAAATGAGAAAATAGATGGAGCTGGGGCGAATATAAATCAGTTAAATGAACTTACACAATCAACAGCAGGAGATGCAAAAAATGCAGCGCAAGAGGTAGCGAATTTACAAAAGCAAATTGAAAGTTTACCAAAAGAATATCAAGAGCAGTTACAACCATTCGTAACAAGTGCTGTAAAAAGTACAGCGACAGTTCAGCAAAAAGCTACCGGAGTAGCAGGTGGAACAAATAAATTAAATGAAGAAGTAAAACAATTAACAGGCGAAATACATCAAACAACAAATGGATTGCAAAACAAATTACCAAATCCAGCAGGGGTGAAAACTCTGGCAGGTGGTGTTGAGAAATTAACGAACGCACAAAATGAATTTGTTAGTAAGTTTCATGGGTTTGGTGAAGGATTAGATAAAGCAAAAATAGGTGCGGATAAATTAAAAGATGGATCAGTTCAATTAATTGATGGAGTAACGCAATTACAAAGCGGATCCGGAAAAGTGACAGCTGGATTAGGTCAATTATCTGCAGGAGCAAATCAATTAGCAGATGGCTCAAACCAAGTAACAGGCGGTTTAGGTACGTTATCTGTAGGAGCAAACCAAATGGCAGGTGGAATAAATCAATTAGCGGACGGTTCAAGTCAAGTAACAGGTGGTTTAGGTACATTATCAGTAGGAGTAACCAAATTAGCAGATGGCTCAAATCAAGTAACAACAGGTCTGGGCGGTCTAAATGGTGGCCTAAATAAAATGTCAACCGGCTCAACCCAACTAATCGACGGCGTAAATAAACTAGCAGACGGATCCGGAAAAGTAACAGATGGTCTCGTAAAAGTAAACGATGGTTCAGGTGAACTTGCTGAGAAACTTGGTGAAGGAGCAGAGAAAACTGGTGAAGTAAAAGGGACGGATAAAACGTATGATATGTTTGCAAGTCCTGTAAAAGTGAAGACGGAGAAAATGGCGGAAGTTCCTAACTACGGAACTGGATTTACACCGTATTTCTTATCACTCGGTTTATTTGTTGGGGCATTACTATTATCTATCGTATACCCATTACGCGATACAGTTGGCGTTCCGAAATCAGGATTTAGTTGGTTTATTAGTAAGTTCGGCGTGTTACTATCAGTCGGTATTATTCAAGCGATAGTAGCTGATGTTATATTGCTATTCGGATTAGGTGTAGAAGTACAAAGTATTCCATACTTCATACTCTTTAGCATCGTTACAAGTTTAGCGTTTATCGCATTAATTCAATGTTTAGTAACAGCATTCGGTGATGCAGGGCGTTTCATCGCCATCATCACATTAATTATTCAGCTTACAACAAGTGCTGGGACATTCCCACTAGAATTAATTCCGAAGTTTTTACAACCATTCAATGCTTGGTTACCGATGACATACTCTGTATCAGGATTGAAAGCAGTTGTATCAAGTGGAGACTTTAATTTTATGTGGCAAAACGTAGGAATACTCATGATTTTCATCGTTGTATTATCAGTTGGAACAATTGCATCATTAACTTGGATGCACAAACGACAATTTAGAAATATTGCAGAAAATCAATCGATTGAAGCATAGAAAAAAGCACCTTTTTGGTGCTTTTTTCTTTTAACTTATTGTTTGTATAGGTAGCCTACTATGTTAGTGTTACTTTTTGTTTTCGTTCTTTCATTCCATTTCTATTCTTTTTAATGCTAATTCAGCTGCTAATTTCCCGTTATGTTGGCCATGTTCTTTAACCCAATTTAGTTTTTCGCTAGCTGGCACGTATCTATGGAAACCTAGAATTTCAGCGGCTCTCTCTTGTACCCACATATCCGAGTCGTCCAAGAGGGGCAGTATTTCATGCAATTGTGCGCGAGGAGTTAAAGCTATAATTGAAAATAAATATTGAGTTCTTTTAGCTTCATTTAATTCATCGTTTTTAAGAAGGTTTTTCAATTCATTAATGGTTTGCACATCTTGCTTTAGTTGCAGTTTATCCGTATTTTCTTTGGAACAAGGATAATATCTTGGAAGTTCATACCAATCGCTTTCAGGACTTTCTAATAGAGCTTTTATTAACGTTTGTACATGAGGATATACTGGAGATAAATCTATTTCCTCATGGTCTATAAAACAAACTTTTCCTGTTAGCGGTCCTAACATGTAAACACCTACATAATTGGAATTATCATCTGTCCATAATGGGAAAACTTCTGAAATATTAACATCTTCATGTAGGTATAAATACATTTCCATGGCTTCTTCAAAGGATAATAAGCGTATTAAAAAGTCATTCTTGTGCTGCAAATAGATTGGATTTTTGAAAGCATTCATCATTTCTTGAGGTAATGATATGTTAAAAAAAGTTGCAATTTGATTAAATAAATTGTCCATTATGTATTCTCCATTCATTATATTTAAAACTAACTCGAAATTTGAACCTCTTCATAAATGGAAACGAATGTTTCGTGGGATTATTTCGTCATCAACAATTTCGTATTCTATTTACTTATACTACTATAAATTTTTTACTATACATTAATAATACAAAAGTCCTTTGCAATAACGCCAATGTTTTAGAAAATAGATTTTTTATTTTCTGTATTAATTCAGCTATTCCAGAGGCTCAATCAATTTGTCCTTGGAGCTCTTGCTTTTAATTTCTGATTGCAGTCTAAACGAAAGAAAAGGATTTACAACAATTTACAGAGAAAACTAGAATAGAGGAGTTGATATGATGAAAGGAAATCTTACTTATTATTTTATCATAAATCCGCTAATCATCTTTCTTGTTTACGCCCTTTCACCTATCTTGTTTCATAAAGAAAAATATATAAATATGAAAGATGCACTAGGAATACTTGCAGTTTATTATGTGCTAATTAGTGGGTATTACTTTATGGATGCTGTAAGTGAAAGAATGAAGAAGAATAGTAAGGACAAATAAAAAAACATTACATAAAAACTCATGGAGGACAACAAAATGACTGAAAGTGAAATGAAATTCAGGGATACGACCATTCGTAACTTTTTCGATAAAGAGGACCGCCTAAAATCGATTCCAGGTCAAAAGAAGAAAAAACTAGTATTGTTAGAGCATTTAATTAGCAAATTAAACGCTGGAAATCAATATACGGAAAAAGAAATTAATACATTTATAAAACAATATCACGATGATTTTTGTACGATTAGACGTGAGTTTATTGTGCATGGATTTATGGATCGAGAGGATAATATGTACCATATAAACGGGAGGGAAGTTTGGACGAAGTGGGAGGAGTTAAAATAATGAATCAGCGGGGGAATCCCCACTGATTATGAGTCTGTGCTAGTTTTACATTTTCTTTGAAGTAAGTTTATGAACTCTTCAACATTCGAACTTGTAATGTATCCAAGCGTTATATATTCATCTTCATAGTAAAATATTATTTTTTTGTCAAAGATTCTTCTCTTCGTTTCTATGGATAGAATTTTTTCATAATCAAATTCGGCAAGGAACGTGTTTTTATATTGGCTAAAAAAGAGAAGTCTTCTATTAGTAGCAAGTAACATGCCAGGATGCGGGACTTTATGCGTAATAATATAGCCAGTAAGTGAACATTTTAAAGTAGATAAAATTTTTTCTTCTTTATGTAATAGTTGTTTTGCAGCTGTTAAGATTGGATTCATTGCATACATTCCTTTTATTTTGATGTATGAATATTGTATCAAGAGTAAAAAGATTCTCAATATGTAATATTGCATATTGGGCGTTTTATAGTTTTAATATTATTTTTTAAAAGAAAAAGTACGAGGTGATTCAATGATACGATTAGCAAAAGAGACTGATGCAGAAGCAATAATGAATATTAGAAAAGAAATTATATTATCGGAAAGTACTACAAAGTTTTTCATAGTATCTCCAAAGAAATTACCAAATGATATTGATGCAGAAAAAGAAAAAATACGGAAAAGCAATGAAAAAGGGAATCTTTATATAGTTTATGAAGTAGATAGTAAGGTGGTTGGCTTTTTACTTTTCAAACGCTACGAACTAGAACGCCTACGACATGCAGGTACAATGGGAATGGGGATTAGAGAGGCGTGCTGTAATCAAGGAATTGGTACGAAACTAATTGAATTTCTTATTAGTTGGGCTAAAGGACAGGAAGGTTTAGAGAAAATTTGCTTAGGTGTAGTTTCTATTAATGATAGGGCGATTAAGGTGTATAAACGTATGGGGTTTGTAGAAGAAGGAAGACAAAGAAAGCAAATTAAATATGAAGATGGAACATATGGAGATGACGTATTGATGGGGTTTTATCTTGAATAAAATAAAAGAGTCTTCTATTGATAGCAAGTGAGACTTTATGAGTCATCATATAGACGGTGCATATTTTAGTGACAAGACTGCCAATTTTGGCAGTCTCTTTTTAGTGGAAGGTTTACACTTAGCAAACCTTAAGTTCTAATCGCTCTTTCTGACGAAGATGATGTGCAAAATGCATAGAAATAAGCTGGAACCATTCTGCTGCATGTAAGTAACCAAGCCCAGGGTGCTTTACCTTACAATCATCTGGAATAGAAGGAAGTGTTGGCTCTATTTTTTTTACAATTGTAATTAATTCTAGAAGCTGTTTCTGTACGTCTTCTTTATTAGCTGGGTTTTCTGGCGTATATCCAGGATGATCTGGTAATTTGATTTTTATGTCTGGGAAAGCTCCCATCATATATACCTTTTCTCCCATATCCGTTTTTTTATTAGTTGCAGAAGGCGCTTCAGTTCTGCATTTCGCGATTGCATCTAACTGCATGCGTGTAGCTGAAATTAAGTGATTATACATTTGACCGAGAGACCATTCCTCATGAGAAGGCTTCATCCTAAATTGTTCTATAGAGTACTTTTCTAATTCCTCTATGTAATACGTAGCTAATTCCTCAAATTTCTTCATATTGCTAACTCCTTTTTATGAAAATGTATTTGTTAATACCTACTATAAAGGAGGGCTACTGACAGCATTATGTCAGTAGTGAAATTAAAATTTTAACATTTTTTTTGCTTCATCACGGATTTTCTCAGAAAGAATTTTTGGCTCAAGTACTTGCACTTGGCTTCCCCAGCTCAATACCCATTGAAACACTTCGTCTATGTTTCTTGATTTCAACAAGACATGAAAGCCATTGTCGTTATGTTCGTATGAATCTATAAAAAAGTAGCGGGATTCAATAATCTTATGTGCAATATGAGATGGAAACAATAAATGAATCATAACAGTGCGATTGCTTTCAGGTTTGTAGTTTTGTAAAGAAAAGTCTTTCGGTTTCGTAAAGAATTCTTGTTCTTGCTGTAACGTATCCATACGATCTAAGCGGAAATTGCGTATTTGTTTTCGAAGTAAACAGTGGGCAACGATGTACCAAATTCCTGAAATATTGACTAAGCCATAAGGATGAACGGTCCGCTTTATTTTTGTAGTTTCTCTCGGTTTCCGATAAGAAAAAGAGATAGCTTGTTCTTTTTGAATAGATTCTTGCAATAGAAGAAGTTGATTTTCTAGTTTTTCTTGTTCAGATTGCTGATGTGAAAATATAGGAGAAAGGAAACGAAAAGTTTCTCGTAATTCCTGGGCTTTCTTTTGTTGATCAGCAGGGAGAACAATTTCAAGTTTCTCTTTTGCTGATCGTGCATGTACAGAAAAAGAAGAAGTAAAAGTTTTCTCGATATAATCACCGCCTAATAACAGAGTAACAGCCTCTTCAGGCGTAAGTTGAATAGGTGGTAAGAAATAACCATCCATTAATGAATAGCCGTGGCCGGGCATGGCGAAAAGTGGGACGCCAGATTCACTAAGTGCATCCATATCACGATAAATAGTTCTTATACTTGTTTCGAATTTTTCAGCTAAGCTTTGTGCGGTAACAGTTTGTTTTCTTTGTAATTCAATTAATATAGATAATAAACGATCTGTCCGATTCATGAAATATCACCTTCAATTTTTATAAATATGCCTACTGTAAACTTCTAAAAGCAATATAAATTCCCCTCCCATTAACAGACTTTTCCCTATGTATAATATTAATATAGTAAAATCATAACAACCCATATTGCAGTTTCCAATAATATACTATATAATCAATTTAAGAAAACGTTTTCATGCAAAGGGGGAGAATTTCGTGTCGACTATAGAGGACGTGGCGAAATTAGCGGGGTTATCAAGGACAACGGTTTCTAGGGTGATTAATAATCATCCATATGTTTCAGATGAGAAGAAAAAAAGGGTTCAATTAGCAATGAAGCATTTAGGCTTCGTTCCTAATTCTGCGGCGAGAAGGCTTCGTAAACAAAAAACGGAAACAATTGCGGTGCTAGTTCCAAGGATTACAAATCCTTTCTTCAGTAGATTTATTGAAGCAATCGAGATTGCTGCTTCTGAACATAAATATAAACTGATTATTTGTCAAACAAGATATTTACCGGAAAAAGAGATGGAGTATTTACAATTATTATCTACGAAACAAGTAGATGGGATTATTCTATGTTCACTAGAAAATCCGTGGGAAGATGTAGAGCCATACTTACAGCACGGTCCAATCGTGTTATGTAATGAATATATTGAGGAAGCAAACGTTCCAACAGTGAAGTTTGATCATGCGCAAGGAGCATACATAGCTGCTAAGCATGTGTTAGAACAAGGATATCGTAATCTTATTTTTTGTCGTGGTAACGAAACCAAAGTTGTTAGCCAACAGCGAAAAATGGGCTTTTTACGTGCCATAACGGAGAAGAGCCGCCAAGTAGAAGCGATTGATTTTCTTGAAAACGCTTTCTCATGGGAAGATGGAAAACGAATATTCCATGAAGTATTAAAGGACAAAAAAAATCCTACCGCGATTTTGGCAGGAGGCGATGAGGTAGCAGCAGGAATTATCTCAGAGGCGAAACGCCATGACTGGAGCATTCCAGATGATCTCGCTGTTATCGGTTTTGATAATCAAATTTTATCACAGATTACAGAGCCAGGTATTACGACAATTGAACAGCCAATCGATGAGATGGCCCGAAAAGTTGTCGACCTGATGATGGATAAAATCCATACGAAAAATTATCGAAAAAAAGAATTGTATGAGTTTGAACTGGAGCTCTTGGTGAAAGGTTCAACGATGAAGGATACGATGTTATTAGCCTAGTAGACTATGTCTGCTAGGTTTTTTTCTGTTCACAAACTACTATTCTTCGTGAACGCAGTCATCACATTTGTTATGGTATGCTTCGTGCTGCTCATCAATTTCTTTCCCGCAGTGCGCACAAGTTTTCGTCGGTAAATTTCTGAAGAACTCCATTGGTTGATCGATCATGTCAATCCCTCCATTTCCATTTCTTACTATCATTGTATTAGTACAAAAAACAAAAGTCAACAACTGTTTTATAACAAAATTGAAAATTAATGAAAAAGTTTAGGAAATGGATTATAGTTAACAATGTAGGAAGTAAGTAAAACATGCATTCCTACTCGGTTTTAGAAAGGATGGATACATATGAAAATGACTGTTGTCGGCTTTTGGGGCGGCTTTCCAGAAGCGGGAGAAGCAACGTCGGGGTATTTGTTTGAACACGATGGTTTTCGTTTACTTGTAGACTGTGGCAGTGGTGTACTAGCACAGCTTCAAAAATATATAACACCATCTGATATAGATGCAGTTGTATTGTCGCACTATCATCACGATCATGTTGCAGACATTGGGGTATTGCAATATGCGAGATTAATTACGAGCGCGACAAAGGGACAACTACCAGAACTACCAATATACGGTCATACGTTTGATAAGAATGGCTTCCATTCTTTAACGCATGAACCGCATACGAAAGGAATTGCGTACAATCCAGAAGAAACACTTCAAGTTGGACCATTCTCGATTTCGTTCTTAAAAACTGTTCATCCTGTTACATGCTTTGCGATGCGTATTACAGCGGGTAGTGATATCGTAGTATACAGCGCTGATTCCAGTTATATTCCTGAGTTTATTCCATTCACGAAAGATGCTGATCTTTTCATTTGTGAGTGTAATATGTATGCACATCAAGAGGCTGCAAAAGCAGGACATATGAATAGTACAGAAGTAGCAAGTATTGCAAAAGATGCAAATGTAAAAGAACTTTTATTAACGCACTTACCGCATACAGGCAACCCATCTGATTTAATAACAGAAGCAAAACAAATTTTCAGTGGCCATATTACGCTAGCGCATAGTGGCTACGTATGGAACTCATGAGGTGATACGATGTTATTTATTGATAATAAAGGAATTACAGATCCTAGAATAAACTTAGCAATTGAAGAATACTGTGTGAAGAACTTAGATATTAACGAAACTTATTTACTGTTCTACATTAACGAGCCTTCGATTATCATTGGTAAAAACCAAAACACAGTAGAAGAAATTAATGCTGATTATGTAAAAGAAAAAGGTATTCATGTCGTTCGTCGTCTATCAGGCGGAGGCGCAGTATATCACGATTTAGGAAACTTAAACTTCAGCTTTATTACGAAAGATGATGGAGATAGTTTCAGCAACTTCAAAAAATTCACAGAGCCTGTAACGAAAGCACTTGGTAAATTAGGTGTAAATGCAGAACTAAGTGGTCGTAACGACATTTTAGCTGAAGGCAGAAAAATTTCAGGTAACGCGCAGTTTTCAACGAAAGGTCGTATGTTCAGTCACGGTACGTTACTATTTGACTCTGAAATCGATCACGTCGTATCAGCGTTAAAAGTAAAAATGGATAAAATTCAATCAAAAGGTATTAAATCAATCCGTAGCCGCGTTGCGAATATTACAGAGTTCTTAAGCGAAAAAATGACGACAGAAGAGTTTAGACAACTCCTTCTAGAAACAATTTTCGAAGGAGAAACAGAAATCCCAACGTACGAATTAACAGAAGAGGATTGGAAAGCAATCCATAAACTTTCTGAAGAGCGCTACCGCAATTGGGACTGGAACTACGGAAAATCTCCGAAGTTCAACTTACAACATTCACACCGCTTCCCAGTTGGACAAGTTGACGTTCGTCTTGAAGTGAAAAAAGGAACAGTAACAGAATGCAAAATTTACGGTGACTTCTTCGGTTCACTAGATGTGCATGATATTGAAGAACGTCTAACAGGCGTACAATTTGATAAAGATGCATTCACTGCAGCTTTAGAAGGCGTAGATATCGCACGTTACTTCGGTAATATTACAACAGAAGATTTCTTACATTTATTCTTCTAAAAATAAGGGAGGCTGCCGTAACGGACAGTCTCTTTCTTTTTGCGTAGATTGTCATGTTTTGTCGGTAAGTCAATATATTTTCAAAATCGTTGATATATTTCGAGTTACGGTAGATATACTTGGAAAATCGCTGATATATTTCGAGTTACGGTCGATATATTCGAAAAATCGCCGATATAATTTCATATACCATAAAATCACAGGACATCTGCCTCTTATAAAGGAATATATATATTCAAAAGGAGGCGGATCGAGATGAAAAGAGTATGTGCGTTGTATTATTGCTCGGCTTAATCATCGGAATGACAGCTTGTAACGATGAAACGTCCTCAAGTCGCATACTTTTATC
This genomic interval carries:
- a CDS encoding GNAT family N-acetyltransferase, which encodes MIRLAKETDAEAIMNIRKEIILSESTTKFFIVSPKKLPNDIDAEKEKIRKSNEKGNLYIVYEVDSKVVGFLLFKRYELERLRHAGTMGMGIREACCNQGIGTKLIEFLISWAKGQEGLEKICLGVVSINDRAIKVYKRMGFVEEGRQRKQIKYEDGTYGDDVLMGFYLE
- a CDS encoding YhgE/Pip domain-containing protein; protein product: MKWNQLLCKEFTQIIKSKKILIPIIAVLFVPILYAGMFLWAFWDPYKQLDDLPVAVVNLDKGAVFDGKPIEVGKGLVDNLKDNTSFKWEFVSEKEAKKGMEGRKYYMLVRIPDDFSSNATTLLKDDPKPLNLEYIPNESLNFLSSQIGGTAIEKIKGEVSSTLTKTYAEKMFDSIQDVSKGLADGAEGANKLHDGSSELHDGSSKVTDGLHTLQGKSGEMKDGVGKLADGSNKLVDGSGKVTAGLNTLNSKTGIGKLQDGSGKVTDGLNTLNGKTGEMQTGIGKLVDGSGKVTNGLNTLNSKTGELRDGSEKVTRGLNKLVSKSGELQTGTTDLSNGMGKLAEGQSQLEKGSQEIQKGLQELNSNVQKSAVGLEEMQSKVPSILNTVNEKIDGAGANINQLNELTQSTAGDAKNAAQEVANLQKQIESLPKEYQEQLQPFVTSAVKSTATVQQKATGVAGGTNKLNEEVKQLTGEIHQTTNGLQNKLPNPAGVKTLAGGVEKLTNAQNEFVSKFHGFGEGLDKAKIGADKLKDGSVQLIDGVTQLQSGSGKVTAGLGQLSAGANQLADGSNQVTGGLGTLSVGANQMAGGINQLADGSSQVTGGLGTLSVGVTKLADGSNQVTTGLGGLNGGLNKMSTGSTQLIDGVNKLADGSGKVTDGLVKVNDGSGELAEKLGEGAEKTGEVKGTDKTYDMFASPVKVKTEKMAEVPNYGTGFTPYFLSLGLFVGALLLSIVYPLRDTVGVPKSGFSWFISKFGVLLSVGIIQAIVADVILLFGLGVEVQSIPYFILFSIVTSLAFIALIQCLVTAFGDAGRFIAIITLIIQLTTSAGTFPLELIPKFLQPFNAWLPMTYSVSGLKAVVSSGDFNFMWQNVGILMIFIVVLSVGTIASLTWMHKRQFRNIAENQSIEA
- a CDS encoding PH domain-containing protein; translated protein: MNPILTAAKQLLHKEEKILSTLKCSLTGYIITHKVPHPGMLLATNRRLLFFSQYKNTFLAEFDYEKILSIETKRRIFDKKIIFYYEDEYITLGYITSSNVEEFINLLQRKCKTSTDS
- a CDS encoding DUF2087 domain-containing protein, coding for MTESEMKFRDTTIRNFFDKEDRLKSIPGQKKKKLVLLEHLISKLNAGNQYTEKEINTFIKQYHDDFCTIRREFIVHGFMDREDNMYHINGREVWTKWEELK
- a CDS encoding DinB family protein, which encodes MKKFEELATYYIEELEKYSIEQFRMKPSHEEWSLGQMYNHLISATRMQLDAIAKCRTEAPSATNKKTDMGEKVYMMGAFPDIKIKLPDHPGYTPENPANKEDVQKQLLELITIVKKIEPTLPSIPDDCKVKHPGLGYLHAAEWFQLISMHFAHHLRQKERLELKVC
- a CDS encoding LacI family DNA-binding transcriptional regulator; its protein translation is MSTIEDVAKLAGLSRTTVSRVINNHPYVSDEKKKRVQLAMKHLGFVPNSAARRLRKQKTETIAVLVPRITNPFFSRFIEAIEIAASEHKYKLIICQTRYLPEKEMEYLQLLSTKQVDGIILCSLENPWEDVEPYLQHGPIVLCNEYIEEANVPTVKFDHAQGAYIAAKHVLEQGYRNLIFCRGNETKVVSQQRKMGFLRAITEKSRQVEAIDFLENAFSWEDGKRIFHEVLKDKKNPTAILAGGDEVAAGIISEAKRHDWSIPDDLAVIGFDNQILSQITEPGITTIEQPIDEMARKVVDLMMDKIHTKNYRKKELYEFELELLVKGSTMKDTMLLA
- a CDS encoding lipoate--protein ligase — translated: MLFIDNKGITDPRINLAIEEYCVKNLDINETYLLFYINEPSIIIGKNQNTVEEINADYVKEKGIHVVRRLSGGGAVYHDLGNLNFSFITKDDGDSFSNFKKFTEPVTKALGKLGVNAELSGRNDILAEGRKISGNAQFSTKGRMFSHGTLLFDSEIDHVVSALKVKMDKIQSKGIKSIRSRVANITEFLSEKMTTEEFRQLLLETIFEGETEIPTYELTEEDWKAIHKLSEERYRNWDWNYGKSPKFNLQHSHRFPVGQVDVRLEVKKGTVTECKIYGDFFGSLDVHDIEERLTGVQFDKDAFTAALEGVDIARYFGNITTEDFLHLFF
- a CDS encoding MBL fold metallo-hydrolase; translated protein: MKMTVVGFWGGFPEAGEATSGYLFEHDGFRLLVDCGSGVLAQLQKYITPSDIDAVVLSHYHHDHVADIGVLQYARLITSATKGQLPELPIYGHTFDKNGFHSLTHEPHTKGIAYNPEETLQVGPFSISFLKTVHPVTCFAMRITAGSDIVVYSADSSYIPEFIPFTKDADLFICECNMYAHQEAAKAGHMNSTEVASIAKDANVKELLLTHLPHTGNPSDLITEAKQIFSGHITLAHSGYVWNS
- the yhfH gene encoding protein YhfH yields the protein MIDQPMEFFRNLPTKTCAHCGKEIDEQHEAYHNKCDDCVHEE
- a CDS encoding helix-turn-helix transcriptional regulator, with product MNRTDRLLSILIELQRKQTVTAQSLAEKFETSIRTIYRDMDALSESGVPLFAMPGHGYSLMDGYFLPPIQLTPEEAVTLLLGGDYIEKTFTSSFSVHARSAKEKLEIVLPADQQKKAQELRETFRFLSPIFSHQQSEQEKLENQLLLLQESIQKEQAISFSYRKPRETTKIKRTVHPYGLVNISGIWYIVAHCLLRKQIRNFRLDRMDTLQQEQEFFTKPKDFSLQNYKPESNRTVMIHLLFPSHIAHKIIESRYFFIDSYEHNDNGFHVLLKSRNIDEVFQWVLSWGSQVQVLEPKILSEKIRDEAKKMLKF